One Cucumis sativus cultivar 9930 chromosome 1, Cucumber_9930_V3, whole genome shotgun sequence DNA segment encodes these proteins:
- the LOC116401813 gene encoding phenolic glucoside malonyltransferase 2-like, whose protein sequence is MANFPSLKLIDVCKVSPPPAAAVVPSSLPLTFFDLLWLRFLPTQRLFFYEFPSNEISFHDVIVPKLKSSLSLTLQHYLPLAGNLVWPSQSDVPVIEFHEGDGVSMTVAESDGDFYHLSSNGFRKVSEFHHLVPELPVFHDRAAVIAIQVTKFQNEGFSIGITHHHAILDGRSSTSFIKSWAQMCIEESSVPISEQMPLYDRSIINDPKDFAKLYAKAWQDIEGPNNRSLNLKFPKTIPGLIRSTLEFTHQNIQKLNEWILNKKIKNENFDSSSSDISSFAIATAYLCVCTAKLEGLKEGELWFVFAADARIRLKPQVPLNYFGNCLVAGFVRLERFELLRENGIIFACDEISKAIRNLDGGALNGCENWGSIMSQLTYDYSETQAISLAGSPRFGVYNADFGFGKPKKVEIVSAESPYFFSLTDSRNSDAVMEIGVVKERDEMEAFVAIFNQGFESI, encoded by the exons ATGGCTAACTTTCCTTCTCTAAAATTAATTGACGTCTGCAAAGTCTCTCCTCCTCCGGCGGCCGCGGTGGTGCCGTCATCTCTTCCCCTCActttctttgatttattgtGGCTAAGGTTTCTTCCAACCCAACGTCtttttttctatgaatttcCATCGAATGAGATCTCGTTTCACGATGTCATTGTTCCGAAGCTCAAGAGCTCTTTGTCTCTTACTCTTCAACACTATCTTCCTCTGGCTGGCAACCTCGTTTGGCCATCGCAATCGGATGTACCCGTCATTGAATTTCACGAGGGCGATGGGGTTTCCATGACGGTGGCGGAGTCCGACGGTGACTTTTATCATCTTTCTAGTAACGGGTTTCGAAAAGTTTCCGAATTTCATCATCTTGTTCCTGAATTACCTGTCTTTCATGATCGTGCTGCAGTCATTGCTATTCAG gtaactaaatttcaaaacgaAGGTTTTTCCATTGGAATAACCCATCACCATGCAATCTTAGATGGAAGAAGCTCAACTTCATTTATCAAATCATGGGCTCAAATGTGCATTGAAGAATCCTCTGTACCAATCTCGGAGCAAATGCCATTATATGATAGATCAATTATAAATGATCCAAAAGATTTTGCAAAACTCTATGCAAAGGCATGGCAAGACATAGAAGGACCCAACAACAGAAGCTTAAACCTTAAATTCCCCAAAACAATACCTGGTTTAATTAGAAGCACTTTAGAATTCACACACCAAAACATTCAAAAGCTAAATGAATGGATCTTGAACAAGAAGATCAAAaacgaaaattttgattcttcttcttctgacATATCTTCATTTGCAATAGCAACAGCTTATCTTTGTGTTTGTACAGCCAAATTAGAAGGTTTAAAAGAAGGAGAATTATGGTTTGTGTTTGCAGCTGATGCCAGAATTCGTTTAAAGCCACAAGTGCCATTGAATTACTTTGGGAATTGTTTGGTTGCTGGATTTGTTCGTCTTGAAAGGTTTGAGCTTTTGAGGGAAAATGGAATAATTTTCGCTTGTGATGAGATTTCAAAAGCTATTAGAAATTTGGATGGTGGAGCTTTAAATGGGTGTGAGAATTGGGGGTCAATAATGAGCCAACTGACATATGATTATTCAGAAACACAAGCCATTTCTCTAGCTGGTTCACCAAGATTTGGAGTTTATAACGCTGATTTTGGATTTGGAAAGCCAAAGAAAGTGGAGATTGTGTCAGCTGAATcaccatattttttttctttgactGATAGTAGAAATAGTGATGCGGTAATGGAGATTGGTGTTGTTAAGGAAAGGGATGAAATGGAAGCTTTTGTTGCTATATTTAATCAAGGCTTTGAATCTATTTGA
- the LOC101210224 gene encoding phenolic glucoside malonyltransferase 2 isoform X2, giving the protein MTVAESDDNFYHLSGNGFREVSEFHPLVPQLPVSHNRAAVIAIQVTKFQNKGFSIGISNHHGILDGRSSTSFIKSWAQICIEESFIPTPKQMPLYDRSVINDPKDLAKIYAKAWKDVEGPNNKSLNLKFPQTKHGLVRSTLEFTHQNIQKLKEWILNKKIKNENFDSSSHISSFAIATAYLCVCTAKLEGLKEGKLWFGFAADARTRLKPQVPLNYFGNCLVGGYTSLERFELLSENGIILACDEISKAIRKLDDGALNGSENWGSMMSQATNDYSKIQAISLAGSPRFGVYNADFGFGKPKKVEIVSAESPYVFPLTDSQNSDVVMEIGVVRERDEMEAFVTIFNQGFESFFNDQHWDHC; this is encoded by the exons ATGACGGTGGCGGAGTCCGACGACAACTTTTATCATCTTTCTGGTAACGGATTTCGGGAAGTTTCAGAGTTTCATCCTCTTGTTCCTCAATTGCCAGTCTCTCATAACCGTGCTGCAGTCATTGCTATTCAG gtaacaaaatttcaaaacaaaggTTTTTCCATTGGAATATCCAATCACCATGGAATCTTAGATGGAAGGAGCTCAACTTCATTTATCAAATCATGGGCTCAAATTTGCATTGAAGAATCCTTTATACCAACCCCCAAGCAAATGCCATTATATGATAGGTCAGTTATAAATGATCCAAAAGATCTTGCAAAAATCTATGCAAAAGCATGGAAAGATGTGGAAGGACCCAACAACAAAAGCCTAAACCTTAAATTCCCCCAAACAAAACATGGTTTAGTTAGAAGCACTTTAGAATTCACACACCAAAACATTCAAAAGCTAAAGGAATGGATCTTGAACAAGAAGATCAAAaacgaaaattttgattcttcttCTCACATATCTTCATTTGCAATAGCAACAGCTTATCTTTGTGTTTGTACAGCCAAATTAGAAGGtttaaaagaaggaaaattgtGGTTTGGGTTTGCAGCTGATGCAAGAACTCGTTTAAAGCCACAAGTGCCATTGAATTACTTTGGGAATTGTTTGGTTGGTGGGTATACTTCTCTCGAGAGGTTTGAACTTTTGAGTGAAAATGGAATAATTTTGGCTTGTGATGAGATTTCAAAAGCTATTAGAAAGTTGGATGATGGAGCTTTAAATGGGTCTGAGAATTGGGGGTCAATGATGAGCCAAGCGACAAATGATTATTCAAAAATACAAGCCATTTCTCTAGCTGGTTCACCAAGATTTGGAGTTTATAACGCTGATTTTGGATTtggaaaaccaaaaaaagTGGAGATTGTGTCCGCTGAATCACCATACGTTTTTCCTTTGACTGATAGTCAAAATAGTGATGTGGTAATGGAGATTGGTGTTGTTAGGGAAAGGGATGAAATGGAAGCTTTTGTTACTATATTTAATCAAGGctttgaatctttttttaatgatcaACATTGGGATCATTGTTAG
- the LOC101210224 gene encoding phenolic glucoside malonyltransferase 2 isoform X1 yields MANFPSLKLIEVCKVSPPPTAAAPSSLPLTFFDLMWLRFHPIQRLFFYEFPSNEVSFHDVIVPKLKNSLSLTLRHYLPLAGNLVWPSESDVPFIEFAEGDGVSMTVAESDDNFYHLSGNGFREVSEFHPLVPQLPVSHNRAAVIAIQVTKFQNKGFSIGISNHHGILDGRSSTSFIKSWAQICIEESFIPTPKQMPLYDRSVINDPKDLAKIYAKAWKDVEGPNNKSLNLKFPQTKHGLVRSTLEFTHQNIQKLKEWILNKKIKNENFDSSSHISSFAIATAYLCVCTAKLEGLKEGKLWFGFAADARTRLKPQVPLNYFGNCLVGGYTSLERFELLSENGIILACDEISKAIRKLDDGALNGSENWGSMMSQATNDYSKIQAISLAGSPRFGVYNADFGFGKPKKVEIVSAESPYVFPLTDSQNSDVVMEIGVVRERDEMEAFVTIFNQGFESFFNDQHWDHC; encoded by the exons atGGCTAACTTTCCTTCTCTGAAACTAATTGAGGTCTGCAAAGTCTCCCCTCCTCCGACAGCGGCAGCGCCCTCATCTCTTCCCCTCACTTTCTTTGATTTGATGTGGCTTAGGTTTCATCCAATCCAACGTCTTTTTTTCTACGAATTTCCATCGAATGAGGTCTCGTTTCACGATGTTATTGTTCCGAAGCTCAagaactctctctctcttactcTTCGTCACTATCTTCCTTTGGCGGGCAACCTCGTTTGGCCATCAGAATCTGATGTACCCTTCATTGAATTTGCAGAAGGCGATGGAGTTTCCATGACGGTGGCGGAGTCCGACGACAACTTTTATCATCTTTCTGGTAACGGATTTCGGGAAGTTTCAGAGTTTCATCCTCTTGTTCCTCAATTGCCAGTCTCTCATAACCGTGCTGCAGTCATTGCTATTCAG gtaacaaaatttcaaaacaaaggTTTTTCCATTGGAATATCCAATCACCATGGAATCTTAGATGGAAGGAGCTCAACTTCATTTATCAAATCATGGGCTCAAATTTGCATTGAAGAATCCTTTATACCAACCCCCAAGCAAATGCCATTATATGATAGGTCAGTTATAAATGATCCAAAAGATCTTGCAAAAATCTATGCAAAAGCATGGAAAGATGTGGAAGGACCCAACAACAAAAGCCTAAACCTTAAATTCCCCCAAACAAAACATGGTTTAGTTAGAAGCACTTTAGAATTCACACACCAAAACATTCAAAAGCTAAAGGAATGGATCTTGAACAAGAAGATCAAAaacgaaaattttgattcttcttCTCACATATCTTCATTTGCAATAGCAACAGCTTATCTTTGTGTTTGTACAGCCAAATTAGAAGGtttaaaagaaggaaaattgtGGTTTGGGTTTGCAGCTGATGCAAGAACTCGTTTAAAGCCACAAGTGCCATTGAATTACTTTGGGAATTGTTTGGTTGGTGGGTATACTTCTCTCGAGAGGTTTGAACTTTTGAGTGAAAATGGAATAATTTTGGCTTGTGATGAGATTTCAAAAGCTATTAGAAAGTTGGATGATGGAGCTTTAAATGGGTCTGAGAATTGGGGGTCAATGATGAGCCAAGCGACAAATGATTATTCAAAAATACAAGCCATTTCTCTAGCTGGTTCACCAAGATTTGGAGTTTATAACGCTGATTTTGGATTtggaaaaccaaaaaaagTGGAGATTGTGTCCGCTGAATCACCATACGTTTTTCCTTTGACTGATAGTCAAAATAGTGATGTGGTAATGGAGATTGGTGTTGTTAGGGAAAGGGATGAAATGGAAGCTTTTGTTACTATATTTAATCAAGGctttgaatctttttttaatgatcaACATTGGGATCATTGTTAG
- the LOC105434428 gene encoding phenolic glucoside malonyltransferase 1-like, translating into MANFPSLKLIDVCKVPPSPAAAAPSSLPLTFFDVLWLRVHPIQRLFFYEFSSNEISFYDIIVPKLKSSLSLTLCHYLPLAGNLIWPSQSDTPVIEFVNGDGVSMTVAESDDDFYHLSGNGFRKVSKFHPLVPQLSTSHDRAAIVAIQVTKFQNKGFSIGITNHHAILDGRSSTSFIKSWAQICIEESFIPTPKQMPLYDRSVINDPKDLAKIYAKAWKDVEGPNNKSLNLKFPQTKHDLVRSTLEFTHQNIQKLKEWILNKKIKNENFDSSSHISSFAIVTAYLCVCTAKLEGLKEGKLWFGFVADARTRLKPQVPLNYFGNCLVAGFVVNERFELLSENGIIFACDEISKTIRNLDDGPLNGCENWGMMSQEMTNDYSKLQINSIAGSPRFGVYNVDFGFGKPKKVEIVSAESPYIFSLTDTRNSDAVMEIGIVMERDEMEAFVAIFNQGFESYFIDQSLG; encoded by the exons atGGCTAACTTTCCTTCTCTGAAATTAATTGACGTCTGCAAAGTCCCTCCTTCTCCAGCAGCGGCGGCGCCATCATCTCTTCCACTCACTTTCTTTGATGTGTTGTGGCTAAGGGTTCATCCAATCCAACGTCTTTTTTTTTACGAATTTTCATCGAATGAGATTTCGTTTTACGATATCATTGTTCCAAAGCTTAAGAGTTCTCTGTCTCTTACTCTTTGTCACTATCTTCCTCTGGCTGGCAACCTCATTTGGCCATCGCAGTCCGATACACCCGTCATTGAATTTGTCAATGGTGATGGGGTATCCATGACGGTGGCAGAGTCGGACGACGACTTTTATCATCTTTCTGGTAATGGGTTTCGGAAAGTTTCGAAGTTTCATCCTCTTGTTCCTCAATTGTCAACCTCTCATGACCGTGCTGCAATCGTTGCTATTCAG gtaactaaatttcaaaacaaaggTTTTTCCATTGGAATAACCAATCACCATGCAATCTTAGATGGAAGGAGCTCAACTTCATTTATCAAATCATGGGCTCAAATTTGCATTGAAGAATCCTTTATACCAACCCCCAAGCAAATGCCATTATATGATAGGTCAGTTATAAATGATCCAAAAGATCTTGCAAAAATCTATGCAAAAGCATGGAAAGATGTGGAAGGACCCAACAACAAAAGCCTAAACCTTAAATTCCCCCAAACAAAACATGATTTAGTTAGAAGCACTCTAGAATTCACACACCAAAACATTCAAAAGCTAAAGGAATGGATCTTGAACAAGAAGATCAAAaacgaaaattttgattcttcttCTCACATATCTTCATTTGCAATAGTAACAGCTTATCTTTGTGTTTGTACAGCCAAATTAGAAGGtttaaaagaaggaaaattgtGGTTTGGGTTTGTAGCTGATGCAAGAACTCGTTTAAAGCCACAAGTGCCATTGAATTACTTTGGGAATTGTTTGGTTGCTGGGTTTGTTGTTAATGAAAGGTTTGAACTTTTGAGTGAAAATGGAATAATTTTTGCTTGTGATGagatttcaaaaactattAGAAATTTGGATGATGGACCTTTAAATGGGTGTGAGAATTGGGGTATGATGAGCCAAGAAATGACAAATgattattcaaaattacaaatcaaTTCTATAGCAGGTTCACCAAGATTTGGAGTTTATAATGTTGATTTTGGATTTGGAAAGCCAAAGAAAGTGGAGATTGTGTCAGCTGAATCaccatatattttttctttgactGATACTAGAAATAGTGATGCAGTAATGGAGATTGGTATTGTTATGGAAAGGGATGAAATGGAAGCTTTTGTTGCTATATTTAATCAAGGCTTTGaatcttattttattgatcAATCATTGGGATAA